A window of the Lactuca sativa cultivar Salinas chromosome 5, Lsat_Salinas_v11, whole genome shotgun sequence genome harbors these coding sequences:
- the LOC111914849 gene encoding ribulose bisphosphate carboxylase/oxygenase activase, chloroplastic, which produces MAFHCNFNNTDLSSFTLSKCLKFNCRTSSLFPRTLSIQRVSPFVVRSIATSSDSNGDGGTSAESEGKKKKLSEQSSWEAKDSEGNDYLYRLGKESENMNIAIGARAGVIDDLFTGDFLGKDSDIVFDYRQKVTRSFEYLQGDYYIAPLFMDKIAVHIVKNYIAHLLDIKVPLILGIWGGKGQGKTFQTELIFQAMGILPVIMSAGELESERAGEPGRLIRDRYRTASQVVQNQGKMSCLMVNDIDAGLGRFGNTQMTVNNQIVVGTLMNLSDNPTRVSIGQDWRESDITNRIPIIVTGNDFSTLYAPLVRDGRMDKFYWQPNIDDIINIVNRMYEKDGLSKNDVISIVKTFPNQALDFYGALRSRTYDNSILKWVNEIGGPESVGSILLKRKKKENLPVFVPPKQTVEGLLESGYSLIKEQQLIMESKLSKEYMKNMED; this is translated from the exons ATGGCGTTCCATTGCAACTTCAACAACACTGATCTCTCATCGTTTACCCTATCCAAATGCCTCAAATTCAATTGCAGAACCTCTTCCCTCTTTCCAAGAACTCTATCCATCCAAAGAGTGTCGCCGTTTGTTGTCCGTTCAATCGCTACTTCCAGTGATTCGAATGGAGATGGCGGAACGTCGGCGGAGAGTGAGGGTAAAAAGAAGAAATTGTCGGAGCAGTCGTCGTGGGAAGCGAAGGATTCGGAGGGCAATGATTACTTGTACAGGCTGGGTAAAGAGTCTGAGAATATGAATATAGCCATCGGTGCTAGGGCGGGTGTTATTGACGATCTCTTCACTGGAGATTTCCTCGGCAAGGACT CTGATATTGTGTTTGATTATCGTCAAAAAGTAACCAGGTCGTTTGAGTATCTGCAGGGTGATTATTACATCGCGCCGCTTTTCATG Gacaaaattg CTGTCCACATTGTGAAGAACTATATTGCACATCTTCTCGATATCAAAGTTCCATTGATTCTAG GCATTTGGGGAGGAAAAGGGCAAGGAAAAACATTTCAAACTGAACTTATTTTCCAGGCCATGGGAATTTTACCTGTGATCATGTCTGCTGGAGAGTTGGAATCAGAGAGAGCTG GAGAGCCAGGAAGACTGATACGTGATCGCTATCGTACTGCATCTCAAGTGGTTCAAAATCAG GGGAAAATGAGCTGTTTAATGGTCAATGATATTGATGCGGGTCTTGGTAGATTTG GAAACACTCAAATGACAGTGAACAACCAAATAGTTGTTGGCACACTGATGAATCTATCAGATAATCCAACAAGAGTTAGCATTGGACAAGATTGGAGGGAATCAGATATCACAAACAGAATTCCTATAATTGTTACAGGAAATGATTTTTCAACATTATATGCTCCTTTGGTTCGTGATGGGAGAATGGACAAGTTCTACTG GCAGCCTAACATCGACGATATCATAAATATTGTTAACAGAATGTATGAGAAAGATGGATTGTCAAAGAACGATGTTATAAGCATAGTGAAAACCTTTCCTAATCAAG CCTTGGACTTCTATGGAGCACTTAGGTCGCGAACTTATGACAACTCGATCTTGAAG tggGTTAACGAAATTGGTGGCCCTGAGAGTGTCGGAAGTATACTCCTCAAACGAAAAAAGAAGGAAAATCTCCCCGTGTTTGTGCCTCCAAAG CAAACGGTGGAAGGTCTACTTGAGTCGGGGTATTCGCTGATTAAAGAACAACAGCTGATAATGGAAAGTAAACTCTCAAAGGAGTacatgaagaatatggaagaCTAA